A region from the Clostridium beijerinckii genome encodes:
- a CDS encoding ABC transporter permease has protein sequence MRFPLKIAIRFLLSNKVQTLLIVLGIAIGVSVQVFIGTLIDGLQKGLIDKTVNNSPQITISSTKDDRTIENWEKKLLLFKESDNRIKNVSPAIDASAFIKDGSKSYPVIMRGFQLEESNKIYNIKDRIYEGDWIFQRDIDSYRKKILIGRELNEDLKKKPGESIKITTPSGRVEEFIISGFYDLGVSSINKSWIITDLNTVQNTFGLEQKITSMEAQINVDDVFKADSISENVEYNLGNDEVKVENWKGQNKQLLSGLSGQSTSSYMIQFFVIVSVILAISSILAISVIQKSREIGILKAMGIKNGPASRIFLFQGVILGFLGAILGLSFGVGLTVMFTKFALNEDGTPIVNLYISYKFLILSGVLAVGSSSIAALIPAKKSAKLDPIEVIKNG, from the coding sequence ATGAGATTCCCTTTAAAAATAGCAATTAGATTTTTATTAAGCAATAAAGTACAAACATTGTTAATTGTTTTAGGAATTGCAATTGGAGTATCAGTACAAGTTTTTATAGGAACATTAATTGATGGTTTACAAAAAGGACTTATTGATAAGACTGTAAATAATTCTCCTCAGATTACGATTTCATCTACTAAAGATGATAGAACAATAGAGAATTGGGAGAAAAAATTACTTTTATTCAAAGAAAGTGATAACAGAATTAAGAATGTTTCGCCAGCTATAGATGCCTCAGCTTTTATAAAAGATGGAAGTAAAAGTTATCCAGTTATTATGAGGGGTTTTCAGCTTGAGGAGAGCAATAAAATATATAATATAAAGGATAGAATATATGAAGGGGACTGGATTTTTCAAAGAGATATTGATTCATATAGAAAAAAAATTCTCATTGGAAGAGAATTAAATGAAGATTTAAAAAAGAAGCCGGGAGAAAGCATAAAAATTACTACACCAAGTGGAAGAGTTGAAGAATTCATTATTAGCGGATTCTATGATTTAGGGGTAAGCAGCATAAATAAATCTTGGATTATTACAGATTTAAATACAGTTCAAAATACATTTGGTCTTGAACAAAAAATTACCTCTATGGAAGCGCAAATAAACGTGGATGATGTATTTAAGGCTGACTCTATAAGTGAAAATGTAGAATATAATTTAGGAAATGATGAAGTTAAGGTTGAGAATTGGAAAGGACAAAATAAACAACTGTTAAGTGGATTAAGCGGACAAAGCACTTCTAGTTATATGATACAGTTTTTTGTTATTGTTTCAGTAATACTTGCAATTTCATCTATACTTGCAATCAGCGTTATACAAAAATCAAGAGAAATAGGGATTTTAAAGGCCATGGGCATAAAAAATGGGCCTGCAAGCCGTATATTTTTATTTCAAGGAGTTATATTAGGCTTTTTAGGAGCAATTTTAGGATTAAGTTTTGGTGTTGGACTTACAGTAATGTTCACTAAATTTGCTTTAAATGAAGATGGAACACCAATAGTAAATTTATATATCAGTTACAAGTTTTTAATTTTATCTGGTGTTTTAGCAGTAGGTTCTTCATCTATTGCAGCATTAATACCAGCAAAAAAATCTGCTAAATTAGATCCTATTGAGGTGATAAAAAATGGATAA
- the lolD gene encoding lipoprotein-releasing system ATP-binding protein LolD (outer membrane specific; part of transporter complex lolCDE involved in the translocation of mature outer membrane-directed lipoproteins, from the inner membrane to the periplasmic chaperone) translates to MDKNIIELKNINKNYGKAMETQVLFDINLSFKEKSFNSIIGESGCGKSTILNIMGTLDRPTTGEVYIDGQRTDLMSSDELAETRNQKIGFIFQFHYLLPDFTALENVLIPSMIKNVNPPKEIKERALELIEMVGLSKVKNNLANNMSGGQQQRAAIARALINNPKIILADEPTGNLDSQSTENVYSIMRNINEKFKTTFVIITHDKRIAERTDRVIELADGRIISDI, encoded by the coding sequence ATGGATAAAAATATAATTGAATTGAAAAATATAAATAAAAATTATGGAAAAGCTATGGAAACTCAAGTTCTATTTGATATTAATCTTTCTTTTAAAGAAAAATCATTTAATTCTATTATAGGAGAATCAGGCTGCGGTAAAAGTACTATTTTAAATATAATGGGAACTTTAGATAGACCTACAACTGGGGAAGTATATATTGATGGTCAGAGAACAGATTTAATGAGTAGTGATGAATTAGCTGAGACCAGAAATCAAAAAATAGGTTTTATATTTCAATTTCATTATCTTTTGCCAGATTTTACAGCTCTAGAAAATGTACTTATTCCTTCTATGATAAAGAATGTAAATCCACCAAAAGAAATCAAGGAAAGAGCTTTGGAGTTAATTGAAATGGTTGGGTTATCTAAAGTTAAAAATAATTTAGCTAATAATATGTCTGGAGGACAGCAACAAAGAGCTGCTATTGCAAGAGCTTTAATTAATAATCCTAAAATAATTTTAGCAGATGAGCCTACAGGAAATTTAGATTCACAAAGTACGGAAAACGTATATTCAATAATGAGAAACATAAATGAAAAATTTAAAACTACATTTGTAATTATCACTCATGATAAAAGAATTGCAGAAAGAACTGATAGAGTAATAGAATTAGCTGATGGAAGAATAATTTCAGATATATAA
- a CDS encoding 2-dehydro-3-deoxygluconokinase has protein sequence MGKIVTFGEIMLRLSPVGYDRFSQSKQFNAFYGGSEANVSVSLANFGKETSYITKLPKNDIAQCAINELRKYGVDTKDIARGGERIGIYFSEYGESQRPTKFVFDRKDSAMAKAKREDFDWNKIFEGAEWFHFSGISPALSEECAKITLDAVKAAKEKGLTVSVDLNYRETLWDKDTFSKSIRELLQYCDVALGSIEEAQMAIGEEEDPTADCNEILKKFVEKFGLKYATIILRNRFTAEDVDWTAVLYDAKDFYNAKKYDIHVIDNIGGGDAFAASLIYAITSGYSTQDIIEFATAGSCLKYSMMGDANLSTVAEVESLMYGDATGKEKR, from the coding sequence ATGGGAAAAATAGTAACATTCGGAGAAATAATGCTTAGACTTTCGCCAGTAGGTTATGACAGATTCTCTCAATCTAAGCAATTCAATGCATTTTATGGTGGAAGCGAAGCAAATGTATCAGTTTCACTTGCTAACTTTGGAAAGGAAACAAGTTATATAACTAAACTTCCAAAGAACGACATAGCACAATGTGCAATAAATGAATTAAGAAAATATGGCGTAGACACAAAGGATATAGCAAGAGGCGGAGAAAGAATAGGTATTTATTTTAGCGAATATGGAGAATCTCAAAGACCAACTAAGTTTGTTTTTGACAGAAAAGATTCTGCAATGGCAAAAGCTAAAAGAGAAGATTTTGATTGGAATAAAATATTTGAAGGAGCAGAATGGTTCCATTTTTCAGGAATAAGTCCAGCACTTTCAGAAGAATGTGCAAAAATCACATTAGATGCAGTAAAGGCAGCTAAAGAAAAAGGATTAACAGTAAGTGTAGATTTAAATTACAGAGAAACTTTATGGGATAAAGATACATTCAGTAAGTCAATAAGAGAGCTTTTACAATATTGTGATGTGGCCCTTGGAAGTATTGAAGAAGCACAAATGGCAATAGGTGAAGAAGAAGATCCAACAGCTGACTGCAATGAAATACTTAAAAAGTTTGTAGAAAAGTTCGGACTTAAGTATGCTACAATAATATTAAGAAACAGATTTACAGCAGAAGATGTAGACTGGACAGCAGTACTTTACGATGCAAAAGATTTTTATAATGCTAAAAAGTATGATATACATGTTATAGATAATATAGGTGGAGGAGACGCTTTTGCAGCATCACTTATATATGCAATAACATCAGGATATTCAACTCAAGATATTATAGAATTTGCAACAGCAGGCTCATGCTTAAAATACAGTATGATGGGCGATGCTAATCTTTCAACAGTAGCTGAAGTTGAAAGCCTTATGTATGGTGATGCTACAGGTAAAGAAAAAAGATAA
- a CDS encoding IS1182 family transposase yields the protein MYKIKKSYTKDYNEFNDNFQLILPLNLENLIPEDDSVRLLSHVLEGLDYRKLYKAYSSVGRKPAVEPKIMFKIISYAYSQNVYSSRKIEKACKRDINFRWLLQGCKAPDHATISRFRKDYLSNEVIEELFYQQVNYLADQNEVLFENVFIDGTKIEANANRYTFVWKKAIYKNEEKMFNKILTLVENVNLEELKEFSIQKETLINDLDKILEWLLYEKEKRNIEFVHGIGKRKTTIQKWIEQLFEYKERQEKYNFSKTIFSNRNSYSKTDPDATFMHMKDDHMRNGQLKPAYNVQIAVESEYVTGVGIFDDRNDIATLIPMLNNMQEKIGRKYLNVIADSGYESEENYLFLEYNNQTPYIKPQTYEKWKKRSFKNDISKRENMQYDAESDFYVCNNGRKLIPTSIIHRKSASGYKSEVTVYECESCDNCVHKEKCTKAKGNRKMQVSKTFVEKREISYRNITTEIGAKLRMNRSIQVEGAFGVLKSDYEFNRFLTRGKNSVKTEFILLCFGYNINKLHSKIQNGRTQKHLHELKQSA from the coding sequence ATGTACAAAATAAAGAAATCATACACTAAAGATTATAATGAATTTAATGATAATTTTCAACTTATATTACCATTAAATTTGGAAAATTTAATACCAGAAGATGATTCTGTTCGCTTGCTAAGCCACGTATTGGAGGGATTAGATTACAGAAAGTTGTATAAGGCGTACTCTTCCGTTGGAAGAAAACCGGCAGTGGAACCCAAAATCATGTTCAAAATAATATCGTATGCGTATTCTCAAAATGTTTATTCAAGTAGAAAAATAGAAAAAGCATGTAAAAGAGATATAAATTTTAGATGGCTGCTTCAAGGATGCAAAGCCCCTGATCATGCTACAATTAGTAGATTTCGAAAAGATTATCTTTCAAATGAAGTAATTGAAGAATTATTTTATCAGCAAGTTAATTATTTAGCTGATCAAAATGAAGTATTATTTGAAAATGTATTTATTGATGGTACTAAAATCGAGGCGAATGCCAATCGATATACTTTTGTTTGGAAGAAAGCCATTTACAAAAATGAAGAGAAAATGTTTAATAAAATTCTTACTCTTGTTGAAAATGTCAATCTTGAAGAATTGAAAGAATTTAGTATTCAAAAAGAAACATTGATAAATGATCTCGATAAAATTCTCGAATGGCTTTTATATGAAAAAGAGAAGAGAAACATAGAATTTGTTCATGGAATTGGTAAGAGAAAAACTACAATTCAGAAATGGATAGAGCAACTATTTGAATATAAAGAGAGACAAGAAAAATATAATTTCAGTAAAACCATATTCTCAAATAGAAATAGTTATTCTAAAACTGATCCAGACGCAACTTTCATGCATATGAAAGATGATCATATGAGAAATGGTCAATTAAAGCCAGCATATAATGTACAAATTGCAGTTGAAAGCGAATACGTGACCGGTGTCGGAATATTTGATGATAGAAATGACATAGCAACACTAATACCTATGCTTAATAATATGCAAGAAAAAATTGGTCGTAAATATCTTAATGTGATTGCAGATTCGGGTTATGAAAGCGAAGAAAATTATTTATTTTTAGAATACAATAATCAGACCCCATACATAAAGCCGCAAACTTATGAAAAGTGGAAAAAAAGAAGTTTCAAAAATGATATAAGTAAGCGAGAAAATATGCAATATGATGCTGAATCAGATTTTTATGTTTGCAATAATGGTAGAAAGTTGATTCCGACCTCTATTATTCATAGAAAATCCGCCAGTGGATACAAATCAGAAGTTACTGTTTATGAGTGTGAAAGCTGTGATAATTGTGTTCATAAAGAAAAATGTACAAAAGCAAAAGGAAATAGAAAGATGCAGGTTTCGAAAACTTTTGTAGAAAAGCGTGAAATATCTTATAGAAATATTACAACTGAAATTGGAGCTAAATTAAGAATGAACAGATCTATTCAGGTCGAAGGAGCATTTGGAGTTCTAAAAAGTGACTATGAATTCAATAGATTTTTAACACGTGGAAAAAATAGTGTAAAAACTGAATTTATTTTGCTTTGTTTTGGTTATAACATTAACAAATTGCATTCAAAAATCCAAAACGGAAGAACTCAAAAACATCTTCATGAATTAAAACAATCTGCCTAA
- a CDS encoding spore coat protein, producing the protein MYNSYFRDNMTNQSIVSFVRGDVNGDGIPDNVYLTGIKTSDSPFTQNITLIIQDGRTGRFISIPLSDNLGYNPKLFLGEFTGDGIDDIFISINSGGSGAIMYHYIYSFKNNTPQLLFDFNSYNEEYNYEVTYKDNYKVEVISKKNYKNYIIDISTSRDDEYLHEIYYENGKLKSPISGFVNPLSGLYPVDFDSNNVYELLAYQKIAGIYNADSLGYVLNTLKWKDNMFILDNQYVAIF; encoded by the coding sequence ATGTATAATAGTTATTTTAGGGATAATATGACAAACCAAAGTATTGTTTCTTTCGTACGAGGAGATGTAAATGGTGATGGAATACCTGATAATGTGTATTTAACAGGTATAAAAACATCAGATAGCCCATTTACTCAAAACATTACCCTTATAATACAGGATGGAAGAACAGGCAGATTTATAAGCATTCCTCTGAGTGATAATTTAGGATATAACCCAAAGCTCTTTTTAGGAGAATTTACTGGAGATGGTATCGATGATATCTTCATAAGTATTAATTCAGGTGGAAGCGGTGCAATAATGTATCACTACATTTACTCCTTTAAAAATAATACACCACAATTGCTGTTCGATTTTAATTCATATAACGAAGAATACAACTATGAGGTTACTTATAAGGATAACTACAAGGTTGAGGTTATCAGTAAAAAAAATTATAAAAACTACATTATAGATATATCCACTAGTAGAGATGACGAGTATCTACATGAAATATATTACGAGAACGGTAAGCTGAAAAGTCCCATTAGCGGATTTGTAAATCCTTTGAGTGGCTTATATCCAGTAGATTTTGATTCAAATAATGTATATGAGCTGCTTGCCTATCAAAAGATAGCAGGAATATATAACGCAGATTCTTTAGGGTATGTTTTAAATACCTTAAAGTGGAAAGATAATATGTTTATTTTAGATAATCAGTATGTAGCAATTTTTTAA
- a CDS encoding electron transfer flavoprotein subunit beta — MQILLCVKQVPDDSIEIHLDKEKKKPNLNGVSLVANAFDTYALELAVRFMETHGGKVSVLTVGADDSLNTLKNCLAVGAKEAFFVKDDLYADLDAMGTADVLADAIHKIEKDKDEKFDLILCGKESTDEITGQLGAMLAEKLRTGFVSSAIEIDLKNDVMEIHQETEEGYNVVSLKCPAVVTVSKPDYDPRYPTIKTKMASRKAVIPTYCAAEIGEVKQAKVRCIEYVEPPKKEAGIKIQEKDAILAVSATMEQMKKDKAI; from the coding sequence ATGCAGATTCTGTTATGTGTAAAACAGGTTCCAGATGATTCTATTGAAATTCATTTGGATAAAGAAAAGAAAAAACCTAATTTGAATGGAGTTAGTTTGGTAGCAAATGCATTTGATACATATGCATTAGAACTAGCAGTTCGTTTTATGGAGACTCATGGAGGAAAGGTTAGTGTATTAACTGTTGGAGCAGATGATTCTTTGAATACATTAAAAAATTGTCTTGCTGTAGGAGCTAAAGAAGCATTTTTTGTAAAAGATGATTTATATGCAGATTTAGATGCTATGGGAACAGCCGATGTTTTGGCAGATGCTATTCATAAAATTGAAAAAGATAAAGATGAAAAATTTGATTTAATTCTTTGTGGAAAAGAATCTACAGATGAAATTACTGGTCAATTAGGAGCAATGCTTGCTGAAAAATTGAGGACAGGCTTTGTTAGTAGCGCGATTGAAATCGATTTAAAAAATGATGTCATGGAAATTCATCAAGAAACTGAAGAAGGATATAATGTAGTTTCTTTAAAATGTCCAGCTGTAGTAACAGTAAGTAAACCAGATTATGATCCACGTTATCCTACTATTAAAACTAAGATGGCAAGCCGTAAGGCAGTAATTCCAACTTACTGTGCAGCAGAAATTGGAGAGGTAAAACAAGCAAAAGTGCGTTGTATTGAATATGTTGAACCTCCTAAGAAAGAGGCTGGTATCAAAATTCAAGAAAAAGATGCCATACTAGCAGTAAGTGCTACTATGGAGCAAATGAAAAAAGATAAGGCAATCTAA
- a CDS encoding electron transfer flavoprotein subunit alpha/FixB family protein — protein sequence MKALLFIETDEEKALGGSIELISAVKALDAEGTALIVGNRAIADTVATFGIPVIFTDTAVDCDTLTEVLSETIKEQNPDIVLLANTALAKDIAPRIAGRLDLGCVSDVMGMDKTDGKVIYTRPAYGGTVLEHIEVDGIAVATVRNGSFPKPEEASKADIIEKNIEISADVVKAKIVDTIKEISESVNLEEAQVIVSGGRGMGSVENFKLVEELARVLGGVVGATRPAIEDGWISRAHQVGQSGKIVAPKLYIACGISGATQHTSGMSGSNYIVAINKDGDAPIFEIANIGIVGNAAEILPVMIEEMRKAKAE from the coding sequence ATGAAAGCATTATTGTTTATTGAAACAGATGAAGAAAAAGCATTAGGTGGAAGTATTGAATTGATCAGTGCAGTAAAAGCATTAGATGCAGAAGGAACAGCACTTATTGTAGGTAACAGAGCTATTGCAGATACAGTAGCAACATTCGGAATTCCAGTTATTTTTACAGACACTGCTGTAGATTGTGACACTTTGACAGAAGTATTATCAGAAACTATTAAAGAACAAAATCCAGATATTGTTCTATTAGCTAATACAGCATTAGCTAAAGATATTGCACCACGTATTGCAGGGCGTTTAGATTTAGGATGTGTAAGTGACGTAATGGGAATGGATAAAACTGATGGTAAAGTTATATATACTAGACCAGCTTACGGCGGTACAGTTTTAGAACATATTGAAGTAGATGGCATAGCAGTCGCTACAGTTAGAAATGGGAGTTTTCCAAAACCAGAGGAAGCTTCAAAAGCAGATATTATAGAAAAAAATATAGAAATTTCAGCTGATGTTGTTAAGGCAAAAATTGTTGATACAATAAAAGAAATTTCTGAGTCTGTTAATTTAGAAGAAGCACAAGTTATTGTTTCTGGTGGACGTGGAATGGGAAGTGTAGAAAATTTCAAACTTGTTGAAGAATTAGCACGTGTACTTGGTGGTGTAGTTGGTGCAACAAGACCAGCGATTGAGGATGGATGGATTTCTCGTGCACACCAAGTTGGACAATCAGGAAAAATCGTAGCACCAAAACTTTATATTGCATGCGGTATTTCTGGGGCAACACAACATACATCTGGAATGTCAGGTTCTAATTATATTGTGGCAATTAATAAAGATGGAGATGCTCCGATTTTTGAAATAGCCAATATAGGTATTGTTGGAAATGCAGCTGAGATTCTTCCGGTTATGATTGAAGAAATGAGGAAAGCAAAAGCAGAGTAA
- the larA gene encoding nickel-dependent lactate racemase, translating into MSSIEIPYSTKSLKIEINDKNLKGVLVSKANSYKADCSQSDIVNMAIDHCIGSKSLEELVKDKHNMVIITSDHTRPVPSKITMPILLKRIRKVNPNIDIKILIATGFHRPTTKEEMINKFGQNIVDNEEIINHISTDESSLINVGTLPSGGELYLNKLAIETELLIAEGFIEPHFFAGFSGGRKSVLPGIASAKTIMANHCSEFINSNHARTGIIKDNPIHKDMIYAAEKAKLAFILNVVIDEDKNIINAFAGDSKLAHEEGCKFVMELSSVKSIQADIVISSNGGYPLDQNIYQSVKGMTAAEATCRKGGVIIMVAACNDGHGGKSFYETLASSKGPKDLFEEILKVPRNETIPDQWEIQILARILSNYTVIVVTDMCDPDIIKNMHMKHAYTFDEALKLAYDIKGKDADIVVIPNGVGVVVKNVE; encoded by the coding sequence ATGTCATCAATAGAGATACCATATTCAACAAAATCTTTAAAAATAGAAATTAATGATAAAAACTTAAAAGGGGTATTAGTTTCTAAGGCAAATTCTTATAAAGCTGATTGTTCACAAAGTGATATAGTAAATATGGCTATTGATCACTGCATAGGAAGCAAATCTTTAGAGGAATTAGTGAAAGATAAACATAACATGGTTATTATAACTAGTGATCATACAAGACCTGTTCCAAGTAAGATAACAATGCCTATTCTGCTCAAAAGAATAAGAAAGGTAAATCCTAATATAGATATAAAAATTCTTATAGCTACAGGTTTTCACAGACCAACAACAAAAGAAGAGATGATAAATAAATTTGGACAAAATATAGTTGACAATGAAGAAATTATAAATCATATTTCTACAGATGAAAGCAGTTTAATTAATGTAGGAACTTTACCTTCTGGTGGCGAACTATATCTAAATAAGTTAGCCATAGAAACAGAATTACTAATAGCGGAAGGATTTATAGAGCCACACTTTTTTGCTGGATTCTCTGGAGGAAGAAAAAGCGTTTTGCCTGGAATAGCATCAGCAAAAACTATAATGGCTAACCACTGTTCAGAATTTATTAATAGTAATCATGCAAGAACTGGAATTATAAAGGATAATCCTATACACAAGGATATGATTTATGCAGCAGAAAAAGCAAAGCTTGCATTCATATTAAATGTAGTTATAGATGAAGATAAAAATATAATAAATGCTTTTGCAGGGGATAGTAAGCTTGCCCATGAAGAAGGTTGCAAATTTGTTATGGAACTTTCCAGCGTAAAAAGTATACAAGCTGATATTGTAATTTCAAGTAATGGAGGTTATCCACTAGATCAAAATATATACCAGTCTGTAAAAGGTATGACTGCTGCAGAAGCCACCTGTCGAAAAGGTGGGGTAATTATCATGGTAGCTGCTTGTAATGACGGCCATGGCGGGAAATCTTTTTACGAGACTTTAGCAAGTTCAAAAGGGCCAAAAGATCTTTTCGAAGAAATATTAAAAGTACCTAGAAATGAAACCATACCCGATCAATGGGAAATTCAAATTTTAGCAAGAATTCTTAGTAATTACACTGTAATCGTTGTTACAGATATGTGTGATCCCGATATAATTAAAAATATGCATATGAAACATGCGTACACTTTTGATGAGGCATTAAAATTAGCATATGACATTAAAGGGAAAGATGCAGATATTGTAGTAATTCCAAATGGTGTAGGAGTCGTAGTAAAGAACGTAGAATAA
- a CDS encoding lactate permease, with the protein MLFFKFLMAILPIIWLIIALSGLKMPGYKACSIALVLTMFLAIFLWKLNVVYTVTGVFEGILNALWPICLVIVAALFTYNLILRTGAMDFIKQMLAGVSMDKRVLILIIGWGFGNFMEGMAGFGTAVAIPASMLAGLGLNPFAAVIACLVANTTPTAFGSVGIPLVTLSSVTKVAANELAANTALIESILCFISPFIMVCIVGGGIKALKGAFTVTLVAALSFTVPAYITATAVGAELPDIVGSISCMICTVAAAKILNKKPQAEYCIEINNKQEQKTLSFGKAVQSWCPFILIFLMLMFTSTLFAPIHDTIAVFKTSTSVYAGKGANMLTFSWINTPGIIIFIAAIIGGLIQGAKISLMIEVLIDTLKANWKTIVTICAVMSTAKVMSYSGMISDIASLLVVVTGGAYPLISPLIGSIGGFVTGSGTSTSVLFGGLQVQTAQNLGLSAAWMGAANTLGAGIGKMICPQSIAIGCSAIGKSGSESKILRSVFKYYVLYVVIAGIVCFVGTL; encoded by the coding sequence ATGTTATTTTTTAAATTCTTAATGGCGATATTACCTATCATTTGGCTTATAATTGCGCTCAGTGGATTAAAAATGCCGGGTTATAAAGCTTGCTCAATTGCACTTGTTCTTACAATGTTTTTAGCTATTTTTTTGTGGAAATTAAATGTAGTTTATACTGTGACAGGGGTATTTGAAGGAATACTCAACGCATTGTGGCCAATTTGTCTAGTTATTGTTGCGGCTTTGTTTACGTATAATTTGATTTTACGTACAGGTGCAATGGATTTCATAAAACAAATGTTAGCCGGAGTTTCTATGGATAAAAGGGTTTTAATATTAATTATTGGATGGGGATTCGGTAACTTTATGGAAGGTATGGCAGGGTTTGGTACAGCAGTTGCTATTCCAGCATCTATGCTCGCTGGTCTTGGATTAAATCCATTTGCAGCAGTTATAGCATGTTTGGTTGCGAATACTACACCAACTGCATTTGGATCAGTGGGAATACCTTTGGTAACGCTTTCGTCAGTGACTAAAGTTGCAGCTAACGAATTGGCAGCAAATACAGCCTTAATTGAATCAATTCTTTGCTTTATAAGTCCATTTATTATGGTATGCATTGTAGGTGGTGGAATAAAAGCATTAAAAGGAGCATTTACTGTTACATTAGTTGCTGCATTATCATTTACAGTACCTGCTTATATTACAGCAACGGCAGTTGGAGCAGAACTTCCAGATATAGTAGGATCTATTTCTTGTATGATATGCACAGTTGCTGCAGCAAAAATATTAAATAAAAAGCCTCAAGCTGAGTATTGTATTGAAATCAACAATAAACAAGAACAGAAGACTTTATCATTTGGTAAAGCAGTACAATCATGGTGTCCATTTATTTTAATATTTTTAATGTTGATGTTTACGTCTACATTATTTGCACCGATTCATGATACAATTGCAGTATTTAAAACTAGTACAAGTGTATATGCTGGTAAAGGGGCAAACATGTTGACTTTTAGCTGGATTAATACACCGGGTATTATTATCTTTATTGCGGCTATTATTGGAGGTCTTATTCAAGGTGCAAAAATATCGCTGATGATTGAAGTATTAATTGATACATTAAAAGCAAACTGGAAAACAATTGTTACAATTTGTGCAGTTATGTCAACAGCAAAGGTAATGAGCTATAGTGGAATGATTTCAGATATTGCAAGTCTTTTAGTTGTAGTTACAGGAGGAGCATATCCGTTAATTTCTCCATTAATTGGATCTATTGGAGGATTTGTCACAGGTTCAGGTACATCAACCAGTGTTTTATTTGGAGGATTGCAAGTACAAACAGCGCAAAACCTTGGACTTTCTGCAGCATGGATGGGAGCAGCAAATACTCTTGGAGCAGGTATAGGAAAGATGATTTGTCCTCAAAGTATTGCAATTGGTTGCAGTGCAATTGGCAAATCTGGTTCAGAAAGTAAAATTTTAAGAAGTGTCTTTAAATATTATGTGCTCTATGTAGTCATCGCTGGCATCGTATGTTTTGTTGGAACACTTTAA